CAATAGTTATAATATTTGATTTTTTTAAGAATTGTTAATTTTCATTTTTATATCTTTACATTGTGAAAACTGTTAGAAAAATACTTTTATTCCCATTTTCTTTGCTTTATGCACTATGGATTTTTTTGAGAAATTTTTTGTTTGACATAGATTTTTTAAGATCCGAATCATTTGATATTCCTGTTATCGGGATTGGTAATCTTTCTTTGGGCGGTACAGGAAAAACACCGCTTGTAGAATATCTTACAAAACTATTGTTAGCTAAAAATTACAAAGTTGCATTGTTGAGCAGAGGCTACAAAAGAAAAACAAAAGGATTTGTTTTGGCAAAAAACAATTCCACAGCTATAGAAATAGGAGATGAGCCATTTCAAATCAAAAATAAATTTCAGGAATTAGTTGTTGCTGTTTGCGAAAAACGTGTTGAAGGAATAAAAAAATTGCTACAAATAAATCCACAGCTTGATGTAATTATTCTTGATGATTCTTTTCAGCACAGATATGTTAAGCCCGGAATGAATATTTTACTTACGGAATTTTATGCACCCTATTTTAATGATATGATATTTCCCTCAGGTAATCTCAGAGATCAAAAATGTTCTTCAAAAAGTGCTGATATTATTTTGATTACAAAAACAAAAACAGATATTACTGCAAAAGAAAAGAATGATTTTTTATTAAAATTAAAGCCTAAAAATTATCAGGAAACTTTCTTTTCAAACATTCATTATCAGGAATTAATTAATTTTAACAATAAGTTGAAATTACAATTATCATCATTAAATAAATATTCGGTATTACTTTTTTCAGCTATTGCTAATTACAAAGTTTTATTAGAATTTATTTCGGAGAGAGCAAAAAATATTGATTTTATAAACTTTGCCGACCATCATAATTTTACAAAAAAAGACATAAATAAAATTAAGAAAGCTTTTGAATTACTTGCTGATGAAAATAAAATATTATTGACAACGGAAAAAGATATTAGCAGAATTAGAAATTCAGAAAAGGAAAATTTATTTAAATCATTACCTTTGTACTTTATTCCAATAGATATTATTATAGATGATAGTAACACTTTTAACAACAAAATATTAAAATATGTTGAAGAAAATAAATGAAACAATTGATTTTATAAAAAAGAAAATTGATTTTGAACCGCAGTTTGGAATTATTTTAGGCACCGGACTCGGAGGACTTGTAAAAGATATTGAAATAAAATACACCTTAGATTACGATAAAATTCCAAACTTCCCTGTTTCAACGGTAGAGAGCCATAACGGTCGCCTTGTTTTCGGAATACTTAATGGAAAAAAAGTTGTTGCTATGCAAGGACGATTTCATTATTATGAAGGTTATTCTTTTCAGGAATTAACTTTCCCTGTAAGGATATTAAAATTTCTTGGAATAGAAAAGTTGTTTATCTCAAATGCTTGTGGCTCTGTTAATCCTGACATCAAAACAGGTGATGTTATGATTATTAAAGACCATATAAATCTTTTAGGAGGTAATCCGTTAAGAGGAAAAAACCATGAAGAACTTGGTCCGCGTTTTCCTGACATGACAGAGCCTTACAGCAGAGAATTAATAAAAAAAGCTCAAGATATTGCAAAAAAATTGAACTTTTCCGACATCAGAGTTCACACCGGAGTTTATGCAAGTGTGCAAGGTCCCAATCTTGAAACAAATGCCGAATATCGCTATTTGAGAATTATTGGAGCTGATGTGGTAGGAATGTCAACAATACCTGAAGCTATTGTAGCACGACACATGAGTTTACCTACCTTTGCTATTTCAGTAATAACCGATGAAGGATTTCATGATATTAATGAGGCTGTTTCTATTGAGGATGTTATTAGTGCTGCAAATAAAAGCGAACCTAAAATGACTGCAATTATTAAAAATTTAATCAGCAGTTTATAAAATATTTATTTCTTTTACTTAGGGTTTTTGAAAACTCATAAATTGTAATGAAAAAATCAATTCTTATATTCCTTTTAGTTTTTATTTTTGTTTTTAAAAATACTTTATTCTCAGCCGAGAAAGATTCTATAAAAATAAAAGTTACTTACACAAGTCTTGAGTTTCAAAAACTTTATCCCGATTCATTTGTTTCTATTGATACAAATCTTTTTCTATTTCATCAATATAATGAAGCTTACAGATTCGATAATTTTTATAAAAATACAGGAAATATAGGTTCTCCAACCATGAATCTTAAACTTCAAACTCCACAAGAAACAGCTTTTAATATTGGATTACATCAATTTGATATTTTTAAATTTAGTCCTGAAAAAATAAAATTTTACGATACCTACACTCCCTTTTTTGATTTTTTTTATGTGCAAGGAAACAAAGAAATGCAAAGATTCAGAGCATTACATAGCCGAAATATAAATCCATTATGGAATGTAAGTGTGCTGTTTAATTCTGTCAGGTCAGAGGGTTTTTACTTAAACCAAAAAACGCACTTAAGCAATCTTGGAGTAACATCAAGATTTAAAAGCAAGAATGAAAAATATCATTTATACTTTAGTTATATCTCAAATAAATTTCATGTTGGAGAAAATGGGGGGTTACAATACGATTCAACATTTGCAACTACTTCTAAATTAGGCAAACAAGGATTAGCTGTAAATTTAAATGAGGCAAAACACGAACTTGAAGAAAAGACTTTTTCCCTTTTTCAAACACTTTTGCTTTCCCCTTGTGTATCCGATTCTGCAACAAATGATTCGCTAATTGTTAATAAAAAATCAAAAAATAAAGTAAAATTAGTACATCACGCAATTTATAAAAAATCAGATTACAACTTCCTTGAGCCTTTACCGTCTTTATCTTATTACAAAAATATATTTTTGGATTCCACAGCTACCAACGATAGCATAAACCATCAGGAATTAAGTAACAAATTGTTCATAAACATTATTCATCCTAGCACACTAAAAGCATGGGATTTTTCTTCAGGAATAAAATATGATATTGGCAAAACAATAAACATGAACCTTGACAGTAATTATTTTAATCTTCATGCGTTTTACGATTTCAATAAAAATTTTCAATTGGGAAATTTTTGTATAAATGGAAGTTATATAATTGCCGGTGCCAATGCTTCGGATTTTAATTTAACTGAAAAAATAGAATTAAAAGCATCAAAAACAACATTGCTTAAAATTGGAGTAAATCATCATTTTTATTCCCCTTCATTTATTCAAAGCAATCTTATTTCAAATCACCTTCGCTGGAAAAATGATTTAAAAAAAATAAAAGTAAATTCACTTTTCACTGAAATTGCATGGACTGCATTAAATACTTCTTTTAAAGCAGAATATAAACATTTAAACAATTGGGTGTTTTTTGATAAATCAATAGAAGTGGAACAAGCAACAAAGGCTGTAAATCACTTTTCTTTAAACTTAAACAACAAGTTAAATTTTTCCAGAATTTTCATCATTAGCAACCTTGAATATCAATGGGTAAGTGATAAAACAATAATTCAAGTCCCACAACTTATGCTAAATGCATCTGTATTTTATGCCAATAAAATATTTAAAAACAAATTGAACTTTAGAGCAGGTATTGATACAAGATTGTATAAAGGATATTATTCAAACTCCTATTTTGCACCCTTTAGCATTTCTTATTCACAAACAGAATACTTTACGGATTTTTATCCAATAGTTGATGCCTTTATCGACTTTTCAGTAAAAAGGATGAGGATATTTTTAAAATATGAGCATGTAAATCAAGGGCTTACTTCCTCAAACTATTTCATTTTCCAACACCATCCCCACAATCCCGGAGTTTTCCGATTTGGCTTTTCATGGATGTTTTTTGATTAGAAAAATTATTGGACTATTTTCAAGTAGCAGAGGAATATACCTTTATAAATTTACCAGTTGGTGTTACACATCAAAAATATTCTCAATATTTTTCTTTAATTCGGAGAATCTTTCTTCATCACAATGATTTGAGAATATTCCAATAAATTCTTGTCCTTTTCCACCTTCAATAAACATAAAAGATAAAAATGAGTCAAACAGATGAAAATTACAGGAATGTTTAATTCTATCCATTCCTTTTCGGAATTCATCAAGCTCAAGAATACTTTCAATGGGGAAAAAATAACGTCCTGATATTTTAATGTCTTTGCAAACTCCGTCTCTTATTTCTATAAGTTCTGTATATCTTTTAAAAAAAAGATTGGTTTGGTAATCCTCAACTTTTTTATCTTTCAAGAATGTAATTCCCAAAGATTTTAGTTCATCAATAATAATCCCTAGCACCTCTATAGTAGTAATCTCCAATCTTATACATTGATATTCTTTGTTATAGAACTTAAGTTGTCCTGGGTTTATTTCTACATTAGTATCTAACATTTTGTTAATCTGATATGCTTTTTTTAAAACAGTATCTTGAAAACAATCAATATGCTCTTTCACAATTAAAAATAATCTCCAATTATTTTGATGTTTATTGGGAGGGAAATTTGCTTTCGCATAATAATCAGGTTGGTGATTTGTTTCTAACACTAGTACACCTTTTTCATTACTCAATTCAGAACGACCTAATTTAACATTTACATTGTAGCATGCAATTCCGCTGTATTTAATTTTTTCCATAATATTTAATTTTAAACAGTTACTATTATTAATTAATTTTTATGTTGATCTGTTGTATCAATTATAAAACCTTCAATTGCGTTAATGTTTCCGTTTTTATCATAAACAGGTGATGCTGCTAATGTATGATATCCTATGTCTCCATTTTTACAAACTCTTTTAAGGTCGGCATTATGTACGGTTTCACCCTTCAATACTCTTTTAACAATATCATCAACTATTGCTTTATCTTTCGGGTCTCTATTTAATCCGTATGTTTGACCAATAATGTGTTCAGGAGATTTACATTTATAAATTTTTAACCACCCTTCGTTTACTTCTTCGTATTTACCATTTCTACCAATTCTAAAATAACCAACTCCTGCATGATTTGTTGTATCATGTAAATATGATTTGTTTACATAACCAAATTTTTCATCAACATGTTCTAAAGCTTTTTCAAGTAGATCATCAATATTAGTTGAACTGGCTATTTCTGCTTTCATTTCAGAAAATTTTACTTGTAAACCTTCCTCAATCGCATATTTTGCATCTTCATCAGACATTTCTTCCCATCCTGTAATCATTGCTTTTACACTTGAAGTTACTGTATGCCCCGTGGATGTTAAATATACATGAATAATAACAAAACCCATTAGAATAAATGCTCCAAATGTATGTAAGTAAGCTATCCAATCTAAAGACATATTTGTTCCACTTTTTAATGTGCTGAAATAATAAAAATATAATACTCCTGTAACAATCATTAATGGAATAATAAATAATTTCAAACCTAAATATGTTAGACGTTGCAAAGGATTAAACTTTGTATATTTTGTTTTGTGAGTAGGATGTTCTGCTTTGTGAAAGATACCAAATATATAATAATTCAGTTGTTCTTTCATCATTTTAAGGGTTGGGATGTATTGTCTCCATTCTCCAATTGTAAAATCCCAAAAAACAGTAAAAATCATTAATATAATTAGTGCCCAAGCAGCATTACTATGAAATGTAACAGCTTTGTCGTAACCAAAAAGAGAAAATGTACCATGAACCTCTAAACCAGTTGTTGCTAAAAAGAAAATTAGAAGTGCTTGTGTCCAGTGCCAAAATCTATTGTATTTACTATATATATATACTTTTTTCATTTTAATATTGTTAATTTTTAATTTCTTGCTCTAAACCTAAGAAATCCGTGAATTGAAACCCCAAAAATTGAGAAAAGAACAAAAAGTTTTCCTGCCCAATCTAAAAAGATATTAACATCTCTGCCAGGTAAATAAAAATTATTTAGCTCAGCTAATCTACTATCTCTACTATGGCATTCTGTACAAGATAAAGCCTTATCTGACTCAGAAACCATGTGGTTAATTGGCCAATAAGAACGTGTACTGATAAAGTCCATTTCTCCGCTATAAGTTTGCCCAACATATTCCATTCCTACTTTTGCTGATTTATTCCAATCAAAATCTGACCAATATGCACCAGAGCTTTTTTTGCCGTATGATTTAAATTGAATAAAGGTTTTGTTTTTAGTATCGTACGGTTGTTTTCCCCTCATTATTTTTATAGGATAAATTTTGCTGTGAGGATCATCATATCCACCATGTAAAGCATTCAAATCAACAGTATCAGTTGTTATTTTTGTTTTTAAAGTTGTTTTATCTGCTATACCATTCCACCATCTGTATTCAGGTGTTAAATTACTTCCAAAATGAGCTGTACCATGTTTAGTACTATATTCTACTGTTTTATCTTTATTCCATTCTTCGTAAGGCTTTCCGTTTTTCATTTTCCCTGCTGTTGAATAATCCCAAAATGTTTGTGTAGGATTTACTTTTGCATAAGTTGGAATATGGCAAGTTTGACAAGATACTTTTTCAAAATGATTGTTTAGCATCCGCGACTGATGAGGTCTTGAAGTATGACATTTTATGCAGCTTACTCTATCTTCGCTTTGAGCATAATTATTTGAATTAGTCATTGGTCCCTTACCTTTTATTTGGTGATGAACAGTTTCATGACACTGAGAACAATTTAAATTTGCTCCGTCTTGTGCCATGTGTACATCAACGTCTTTTGTGCATGCTTCTGGATCTGCCTGAACCATTTCTAAATCTCCATGTTTTACATTGTTTCCGCCTCCACCTTTCCCGTGGCAATTTAAACAGTTGTTATTAGTAGTTGGTCCAACATTCATCGCTATATCATTCAAATCTACTTTTGCTGAAGGAAAGCCTCCTGTTCCTTTAGTTTTTTTATAATTCCCTGTATTATCATGACAAATAATACAGTCAATATTATTTTGATTTGTGAAATCAAAGTTTTTGTTTTCACATCCGTAACTGACATGACATTTTGAACATAAAGCTTCATTAGAATTTATTCCAACACAAAAGTTATTTATTACATTTTTTTTCCCAAGCTCTACTATTCTGCCATCTGAAAGTGTATCTATACTTGTACAATTCCAATGAGATGTTTTCATAAATTCTTCTCCGCGTTTATTATGACAAGATAAACAAGCTACAGTTAAATCTTGTGGGCTTTCAAATTCTTGCTGAAGAATCTCAAACTTTGAATGATCTACAGTTTTGTCTGCTTTATAAATTTTTGAGATTATAATATTCCTGCTATCTAAATGATTATACTTTACAATAACTATAAATACCAAAATAATAGGTATTATTAAAAAAAGTAAAATTTTAAAAAATGTTTTCATAATTGACTGCTATATTTCACAAGATTATACTATACAACTTGTAATAAAATTATTTTGCAAAGGTAATTTTTAATTGTTATTGACCGCAAGATTATTTTTTATTATTCTTTGTTTTATATCAAGAAAAGCATTATTTTGAGGTATCCAATTTGAAATTGTTTTTATTCTTCTTTAGTATTTAAAACCACATAACCAATAAGTTCATCAGTGTTAAAAAATTGTGAACGTGCATAAACAAATATTCTGTAATCATTTTCGGTTTCAAAATGGGAGCCTTGAAAACGTGTACAATCAATTGTTGATGTCTCATTATCTTTAATTACATAAAAGTAATTATAGTAGCCTTGCTTTACTTTTACTTGTGTAAAATATATTTTTCGACTTGCATCATAATGCAATTTAAAGTCTTCATTAATTTCCCAATCTGTTAAGTCTCCAAAAAGATAAACATCTTTTCCGTCATCAGGATATGGAGTGGTTAATTTAAAATGTGCAAAAACATAATCAATTTCATTTGGCTTAAGTCCTTTTTCATCTCCTGCAATTATTCTGTCCCCGTTTAAATCCATCCACTCTGCGTAAGTCAAGTGAGAACGATCTTCATCAACGAGCAAATAAACATGGTATAAAGAATCAAACTTTAATTTATTAACGCCTCTACCCGGATAACGGATTGAACGCATATCAACAAAACGCCATTCACTATTTCCCCAAAAAAGATTCTCCTCTTCGTAATCATAAATTAACTTATTATTATTAATATACATTGGCTTTAGGTCTGTTATTTGATTATCCCATCTTTTGTTTTGCCTCAGTACAACACTTATATCTTTAACAGGATTCATTACATTCAAATTTGTAAAATCAATGGTAAAATCAATTTCTTGTTTTGTATCCTGATACTTTGCATAAGTTGGCTCTTTTAAATCCGCCTGTATTTTTATTTTTTGATTTACTACATAAAACCTTCTTGTTAATAGCACACTATCCTCATCTTCTGCAAAATAAACTTTTAAAAGATAATTTCCCGACAAGGTTATCTTCATATTTTCTGAAGGAATTACAACCCAATAATTTGTAAAATCCTGATAAGTATTTGTTGAAAATTCATAATTCTCAATATATCCGTATCTGTTACCTTGCAGATAATCATCAACAAAAAGATTGCTTTTTTCCCAATTTGAAGTGCAATGCACAAAAGAATACATTAATTCTTTATATCCTCCTCCAAGATCAT
This region of Bacteroidota bacterium genomic DNA includes:
- the lpxK gene encoding tetraacyldisaccharide 4'-kinase; this encodes MKTVRKILLFPFSLLYALWIFLRNFLFDIDFLRSESFDIPVIGIGNLSLGGTGKTPLVEYLTKLLLAKNYKVALLSRGYKRKTKGFVLAKNNSTAIEIGDEPFQIKNKFQELVVAVCEKRVEGIKKLLQINPQLDVIILDDSFQHRYVKPGMNILLTEFYAPYFNDMIFPSGNLRDQKCSSKSADIILITKTKTDITAKEKNDFLLKLKPKNYQETFFSNIHYQELINFNNKLKLQLSSLNKYSVLLFSAIANYKVLLEFISERAKNIDFINFADHHNFTKKDINKIKKAFELLADENKILLTTEKDISRIRNSEKENLFKSLPLYFIPIDIIIDDSNTFNNKILKYVEENK
- a CDS encoding purine-nucleoside phosphorylase, producing the protein MLKKINETIDFIKKKIDFEPQFGIILGTGLGGLVKDIEIKYTLDYDKIPNFPVSTVESHNGRLVFGILNGKKVVAMQGRFHYYEGYSFQELTFPVRILKFLGIEKLFISNACGSVNPDIKTGDVMIIKDHINLLGGNPLRGKNHEELGPRFPDMTEPYSRELIKKAQDIAKKLNFSDIRVHTGVYASVQGPNLETNAEYRYLRIIGADVVGMSTIPEAIVARHMSLPTFAISVITDEGFHDINEAVSIEDVISAANKSEPKMTAIIKNLISSL
- a CDS encoding putative porin, whose translation is MKKSILIFLLVFIFVFKNTLFSAEKDSIKIKVTYTSLEFQKLYPDSFVSIDTNLFLFHQYNEAYRFDNFYKNTGNIGSPTMNLKLQTPQETAFNIGLHQFDIFKFSPEKIKFYDTYTPFFDFFYVQGNKEMQRFRALHSRNINPLWNVSVLFNSVRSEGFYLNQKTHLSNLGVTSRFKSKNEKYHLYFSYISNKFHVGENGGLQYDSTFATTSKLGKQGLAVNLNEAKHELEEKTFSLFQTLLLSPCVSDSATNDSLIVNKKSKNKVKLVHHAIYKKSDYNFLEPLPSLSYYKNIFLDSTATNDSINHQELSNKLFINIIHPSTLKAWDFSSGIKYDIGKTINMNLDSNYFNLHAFYDFNKNFQLGNFCINGSYIIAGANASDFNLTEKIELKASKTTLLKIGVNHHFYSPSFIQSNLISNHLRWKNDLKKIKVNSLFTEIAWTALNTSFKAEYKHLNNWVFFDKSIEVEQATKAVNHFSLNLNNKLNFSRIFIISNLEYQWVSDKTIIQVPQLMLNASVFYANKIFKNKLNFRAGIDTRLYKGYYSNSYFAPFSISYSQTEYFTDFYPIVDAFIDFSVKRMRIFLKYEHVNQGLTSSNYFIFQHHPHNPGVFRFGFSWMFFD
- a CDS encoding cytochrome b/b6 domain-containing protein; translation: MKKVYIYSKYNRFWHWTQALLIFFLATTGLEVHGTFSLFGYDKAVTFHSNAAWALIILMIFTVFWDFTIGEWRQYIPTLKMMKEQLNYYIFGIFHKAEHPTHKTKYTKFNPLQRLTYLGLKLFIIPLMIVTGVLYFYYFSTLKSGTNMSLDWIAYLHTFGAFILMGFVIIHVYLTSTGHTVTSSVKAMITGWEEMSDEDAKYAIEEGLQVKFSEMKAEIASSTNIDDLLEKALEHVDEKFGYVNKSYLHDTTNHAGVGYFRIGRNGKYEEVNEGWLKIYKCKSPEHIIGQTYGLNRDPKDKAIVDDIVKRVLKGETVHNADLKRVCKNGDIGYHTLAASPVYDKNGNINAIEGFIIDTTDQHKN
- a CDS encoding tetrathionate reductase family octaheme c-type cytochrome yields the protein MKTFFKILLFLIIPIILVFIVIVKYNHLDSRNIIISKIYKADKTVDHSKFEILQQEFESPQDLTVACLSCHNKRGEEFMKTSHWNCTSIDTLSDGRIVELGKKNVINNFCVGINSNEALCSKCHVSYGCENKNFDFTNQNNIDCIICHDNTGNYKKTKGTGGFPSAKVDLNDIAMNVGPTTNNNCLNCHGKGGGGNNVKHGDLEMVQADPEACTKDVDVHMAQDGANLNCSQCHETVHHQIKGKGPMTNSNNYAQSEDRVSCIKCHTSRPHQSRMLNNHFEKVSCQTCHIPTYAKVNPTQTFWDYSTAGKMKNGKPYEEWNKDKTVEYSTKHGTAHFGSNLTPEYRWWNGIADKTTLKTKITTDTVDLNALHGGYDDPHSKIYPIKIMRGKQPYDTKNKTFIQFKSYGKKSSGAYWSDFDWNKSAKVGMEYVGQTYSGEMDFISTRSYWPINHMVSESDKALSCTECHSRDSRLAELNNFYLPGRDVNIFLDWAGKLFVLFSIFGVSIHGFLRFRARN
- a CDS encoding DUF5103 domain-containing protein, giving the protein MKQLLLLLLLSLLVFVNTTNSFAFEEKFINENKIFDPNIKTVVFYKSGKINTFPIIDINNLQETLTLSFDDLGGGYKELMYSFVHCTSNWEKSNLFVDDYLQGNRYGYIENYEFSTNTYQDFTNYWVVIPSENMKITLSGNYLLKVYFAEDEDSVLLTRRFYVVNQKIKIQADLKEPTYAKYQDTKQEIDFTIDFTNLNVMNPVKDISVVLRQNKRWDNQITDLKPMYINNNKLIYDYEEENLFWGNSEWRFVDMRSIRYPGRGVNKLKFDSLYHVYLLVDEDRSHLTYAEWMDLNGDRIIAGDEKGLKPNEIDYVFAHFKLTTPYPDDGKDVYLFGDLTDWEINEDFKLHYDASRKIYFTQVKVKQGYYNYFYVIKDNETSTIDCTRFQGSHFETENDYRIFVYARSQFFNTDELIGYVVLNTKEE